From one Triticum urartu cultivar G1812 chromosome 3, Tu2.1, whole genome shotgun sequence genomic stretch:
- the LOC125546153 gene encoding uncharacterized protein LOC125546153: MRPSRRRSSISDLFSLRVLSRISSWPLLSHRGICRMQPCTSVVTCISSVRSRHSMPHEAAVTTPLSSVSCTDVNLIKKTPRWTSAINNQGCETLACSVHKQGVQGQN; encoded by the exons ATGAGGCCGTCGCGCCGGAGGTCTTCCATCTCAGATTTGTTTTCTTTACG GGTGTTGTCAAGAATTTCATCATGGCCACTGCTTTCCCACCGAGGTATTTGCCGCATGCAGCCATGCACAAGTGTCGTCACTTGCATCTCCTCTGTGCGTTCCCGTCATTCCATGCCGCACGAGGCTGCAGTCACCACACCCTTGAGTAG TGTTTCTTGTACTGATGTTAACCTCATAAAAAAGACTCCCAGGTGGACATCTGCTATAAATAATCAG GGGTGTGAGACTTTAGCATGCTCTGTACATAAGCAGGGAGTTCAGGGGCAGAACTGA